Below is a window of Impatiens glandulifera chromosome 2, dImpGla2.1, whole genome shotgun sequence DNA.
GGATTTGCCTGCCGGTAATCAATTTTCCTTATTGttcctttgaatattcaagtgATTAGAATCATGTAGCAGTTTAAGATTAAGAGTAGGAATTGATTGGTTGAGATCACATGATGAATTCTACATGTTTGAGCAACTCATGTTCTctttaatttgtgtttttgtttcGTAGGTGTTGTAGTGGAGGCGAAAGCTCAACTTGTTGGAATCCATGAACGTGTAAGAAGCGATATCGAAGGTAATGGTAATGCCAATCCAGTCGGACAATCCATTGAATCGTCACAACCTGGAGGCAAGCGTGTAGTATCCGTAGCTAATCCAAATGCAGAAGATGCTGCAGAGCTTCTCAGGTATATTTCATTGGTTTTGTATGCAATTGTTCGtttcattttcatgtttttgggaAACATACATCTTGTTCATCCTTTAGCATATCTTTAGTTAGAATTGTCAATAATATAGTTCACTCATTGATGCTGCCATGTTTAGGAAATATACATAAACAACAGATATAAGATTAATTACTGGTATGAATGAATCTTCTTGGAGATTGAAAAACACTCTCAAATATAATTGTAGGATGTGCTTGCAATGTGGAGTCCCGAAAACATTCTCGAATGCAAAGGGAATGGTCTGTCCAATATGCGGCGATCGTCCACCCATGGATCCCAACAGCAGCGAGTCGGTAAAGAAGAAAGGGTCGATGATCAAAGATAAAGAGAAGAATAAGAGGATGAAAGGACAGTCTTCGCACTCTAGTTGGAAGAGTGAAACAGAAATGGCTCTGCGACAACAGTTTGATTAGCTAGCAGGAACCaggtgatattattattattattattattattattcatcacATTTATCTGAAACTATGTTTTAGACTTGAGATGATTGTGTTATAAGTACTATTTATCCTGTGTAAGCAAGCAAGTTTTAGATTCTTCATGTAAGTTTTGGATTATGATGGTTATTGTTAGTTATACTTATATCCAATTAATTGTGTTTTGACTTGACTGCCATTATTAACAAAACTCTACATCACAATCTAACCAAATGGCTTCGATATCATAATCAACTATATTCAATGCAGAAAAGATCCCTTACACAAATTGAACACCCATTAGGGAtagattattttgtttgttcttagaacttgatgaagaagatttCAATGGATAAACTCTTCTCCCTTCACACTCCCTCCATTAGCAGCTTCAACCTATATTGTTGAATGAGAATAACAGACAGTTTCAATAAACTGTTAATTAGATGCAAAGGGGGTATTGAAAACAATTGAAGAACAATAATATGTTTGGTTTGGCTGCTGACCTTGAAGAAGAGTAGATGATGGAAATCCACAATTGGTTAAATGTTTGGCAAGAGTTTgtcctaataataataaatggttTGGGGGCAGTTGAGTGGTTTCAGATACATGTGGGTGTATAACTGCAATTTGTGCAGCAAGATCAACAGTAGCAGAAGACACTTGTGGCTGTTGTAGGtaggagaaagaagaagaagaagaattagggttcctgaagaaaaagaaagaaaagtcaAGTCAATTACTTACTTGGCTTTCGAGTATTCTCTTGACGCTGGAAGCGCATCCCTCACACATCATTCCCTGTAAGGTAGGAATTAGGAAACGAAGAGAATGAAGTGATaggaagagaagagaagagaaggaTTTCTTACTCCGACGTTTAGAAtaatctcatcatcatcatgagaAGGACTCACGCCAGAAgaagctgctgctgctgctgctgcacAAGTTAAACGATCTCTGTAGATGAAGGGTGGTTTGGATGATCTCTTGAAGAGTCGTCGCCGGAGAAGATAGTGGCTGGAACTAGTGGCGTGTAGATAGATGGAattaggaggaggaggaggaggaggaggaaggcTTTTCTTGAATAATAAGGCAGTACGAGGTGAACAACAACACTCCATTATTAGAGAGATAGGCATCCAGTTTTACCTGACCGGGATTCTctctatatatctatctatgcgcgcgagagagagagagagagagactatGGTGTGGTGGTGATTATCATCCACAAATCTTCTTCTATTACTCCCAATGCGTTTGCTTGATTTAATTGAAGAATACATACGATGTTAGTCTgtagaaataaattaaacagatttattattattattatataaaatcattttttaacattatatataaaaatcacAAATTCTATTACaacttttaaattcaaaataatttatataccgACGACAACAAAGCAAGCAAGCAAAACATAAGATTTTGTATTACCATTGGAGGAGTTGGATAAagagttatataattatttttatttcaaattgttattatcttgatattttttttgtagttaaaaaaaagtattaaaccATTGAGACATTGACCCATCAAGTGAGTACGACCTTTTccattattattgttttttttatttatatgtctCAACTTGAAGCTTATGAAAAACTCAATATTAAGCCAGaaattatatcattcataaaaattGCACAAGATTAAACAAACCTCTAAtcccctatatatatatatattcaaacacATTTCttaatctttaaatatataattcaatttttttctcaaattaaataatcaaagcttaaaaagtcatatatatatatatatatatatatatatatatatatatatattagaatagaATTTACTTTAAAACTAATCATATCATCGTTTCATGATCCCTTAAAAGCCGCCCGGACCTACTTAAACCCTCTCCTCCTCCTGTTGTCGTCTAACTCTTAAACCCCCCTGCTTGCTGCTCAAGGCTTAACGTCGTCGTATTTGGTTGTAGAGCAAGATCGCTACTGATCGATCCTCCCTCCCTCCTGACTATGCCGCCGAATAATTCATTGACTATAATAGGGAAGATCAACACTTCTAACCCCAAAGTATGGATCGTCATCGGCGTCACCATAGCTGGGATACTCATTCTTACTGAGACCCGTCGCCGGCGACTTATATCCAAGACCTTAAATAGACAACATTTTGGTGCCTTCATTCAAAACCTCGACTTGTTGCCCTTCCCCCAGCCTCCCCCTCCGGCTGCTCGCCTGCCCCTCTCCGCCTTCACCTTTGCCGTTTCTGACAAGTTCGTTTCatcctatttttttatttatttatacccttcatcatcatcatcattctgtgtttttttttactctttactaatatatatatatatatatatatatatatatatatatatatatatatatatggattatCTACATGCAAATTACTACATAGTTTGTTTTCCTATAAACTCTAAAGTCTTTATCATTCATTCTTCAATGGACCTTTGATTGTTTTAAGGTGTATCATATGCAGCATTGAGGTGAAAGACTATATTACAGGGTTTGGAAACCCTGATTGGAAGAGGACACATGAGGCTGCTCTTAAGACTGCGGTTGTCTTAACTGCCCTGCTCAAGAATGGAGCTACTTGTGTTGGGAAGACTGTTATAGCCGAATTAGGTTATGGGTATGATTAAGTTTCAACTGCTTTCAAAGGAGCTGAGTACATTAAGACAATGAAGCCATCACTGATATTATACTCTATTGTTCAGGATTACTGGGGAGAATGTGAATTATGGAACACCAATTAACCCACAAATGCCTTCTCACATTCCCGGGGGATCATGTAGCGGTTCGTCTGTTGCAGTTTCTGCTGAGCTTGTGGATTTTTCTCTTGGTACTGACACAATTGGCTGTGTGAGAGTATCGGCATCATTTTGTGGAATTCTTGGTTATCGTCCATCTCATGGAAGTATATCTACTGTGGGCATCCTGCCAAATTCACAAAGTTTAGACACAATTggtatgatttttttgtttttccatGTTTCCTCAAATAATTAATGTCCTTTTCTTGTTTTACTTAATTGTTACAACGGATGACGTTAATATTTCAGGTTGGTTTGCCAGAAGTCCATCTGTTTTGCATAGTGTTGGCCATGTTCTACTGCAACTAAACCAGTTGGAACCTAGAAGAACTAGACGCTTAATTGTAGCTGATGATCTGTTCCAGTTTTCTAAGATTTCCAAGCAGAAGATTATTCATGTCCTTAGCAAATCAGCTGAAAAGTTATCTGGCTGTAAGTGATACATAATGCTTTAGCTTGTTGGAGAACCTTCAGCTGAAAAAATCATATACAttcatttacatattttaagtTATCAAACAAACAAGGAATTGGATCCTCAATTTCAATTCGAATTCCAGTTCTAGTTCTCCCGAATGAAACATAGCCTAGAAGATTTTGGTGTCCTCTTACTTATTGGAAACTGCTCTGAAAACATGTATACACATGCTGAAacttatattttgattattgatTGTTTGGTTCAATGGATTTGCAGATCAGTTACCCACGCATACAAATTTTGGTCAACATATTGCTTCCAATGTACCCAGTCTGAATGGATTCCGAGAACAAGCAAACAATCTACAAGTTGGAAATTTAACCCTGAAAGCACTTTCTTCTGCGATGTTTCTTCTACATAGGTATTTTCTCTACTCTAATCACCTTTCttcattgaaaaaaataaaggtaaAAATTGACAGATTTGGGACACAAAAGATTTAAGTTAAGAGTTTTAACTTCTTTTTGTATGGAAATTTTCCCTGGACTAGTACGGAAAAACTAAATAAAGTTCTGAATTTTAATGAGATTATTAGAGTAGGACCGTGTTGATGGAAGGTGATATAGctcttataataaattatgccAACTTGGTGTCTCCCTTTCAAGAACAAATGCATGGCTCCCATGTACACAGTACACATACTTGctctatatagaaaaataatccAATCTAACAGTTTACTCTTATCTCCAACACTAAACTTACTAGCAACAAAGTATGGTCAAATCGGATCAGATTTTGGCCATTAAGTAACTGACTATCATGGTGATTGGAACAACTGACAAGCAAAAGGGAATTAGAAGTCTTTATGCTAATAAGTATTCGATCAATTTGCTTCTTCATATGGCCTTTTAGTTAGCACCGGTGAATATGGAAATTCTAGCTTTTGGTGGTTGTGCAAAGATGAAGTGAATTTTTTGAGGCAATGTGAAGATAGACTGGACTGAATTGGTGAAGAAGATGTGCACGGTTCCTAACTTTCTGATAGTTTGGAAATCTAGATCCTAAACTCTTAATTAAATACAGGCTTCCAATGGATTTTTTCCAAACAAATAGTTAATGATAAACTAACTTAATGCTGCATGGCCTTTGCCTTTttgcatatattgaattaaacttCCAACTCAGATGATTTTCAACAGCTGCTTTGAAGGAACTTCTGAATCAAAACATTCTTCTAGATTTGTGTGAAAAAGAAGGTTAAGCCCTAATTTGGCTTTCtggctgaaaaaataatagagcCAACAGCTGATTAATGAGAAACAAACCTTCCTTCTATTCCTCGTACCCAAAGTGCCTCTACCCAAaacaattttctattttaaatgttttttctaTTCAGATTATAGTATTCCTTTTCCATGGATTAATTGAGGAGTGAGATACTAAAAAGAAGGTTTAATTGCACTTCTATGGTGGGTCAAAACTAAGGTTCATGTTCATGTTGGGTTGGGTacatttcttttattctttcaataaCTTTGGCCAGGAAAAAAGGTATTGCTTCTGAAAAATGATGACAAGTATTTGAACTTGAGGAAATAATCTTCTGTTTTGCTGTTCCCTCAGATATGAATTCAACACAAATCACAGTGAGTGGGTTAAGTCGCATAAACCCAAATTAGGCCATGATGTCTCCGTTCTTGCAGCATCTACAACTACAAATGACATTAAGATTTTGTATAAAGTAAGAACAGAAATGCGTGCGGCCCTGCAAAGTCTTTTAAAGGTATAGTTagtttcatataatttttaatgaatattgTTCTGATGCTTATGAATTACATGTAGTCACATCTATCAGAATGCTTGAACATTTTATTTTCTAGTAACAACTTTTGTATGATTATGGATAACAATTCTTGATAAAGTTGAAATAAACAAGAATGTGTTCCTAAATCAGTGcaattatttgtttgaataaattttcttttatcattaaccACTTCAGAGTTAAATGACATTTGCTTCCAGGATGATGGAATATTGGTGATCCCAACAGTTGCAGATCATCCCTTGAAACTTAACTCAAAGAAGGGGGTTGTAACAGATTTTTCAGACAGAGCTTTTCCTCTATTAAGCATTGCAAGTATGTCAGGTTGCTGTCAGGTATTTTTGATATGTTAATGTTTGTAAAGCTAGTTTCctattttgacaacttttcattttgCCCCCCTTCTCGGTTGATTTCCCCTTCTCCATGACAGGTTACAGTTCCACTTGGAAAGCATGAAGGTTTTCCAATCTCTGTTTCTCTTATTGCACAACATGGAGCAGATAAATTCCTCCTTGATACTGTCTTAGACATGTACTCATCTCTTCAGCAACAGATTGCCCTTGTTTCTGACTCCACACCTTTGCCAGATACCAATGGAAACATGGAAAATTCTGAGCTTCTGAAAGAAAAGGTTTGTTTCATAATCTGGAACTCcaataatatttcaaaacttTTTTCAGCAAAGGATAGGCAAAGTATTCATATAtctatacatttaaattatctACATAAAGCTTAAAATTCATCAAAGTTAAATGAATAGATGGTCATAACAATTTCTTTTATCTGATCAcattatgaataattaatttgttcacCTTCTATCTCCTGGGAATGGCCCATTCTGATCCTTGTATACGCTTTAttcaagaataaaataaatggctattatcttattttataattgtccTCTTTCTGGAATTGTATTGTGTTTCCATCTGCAGTGCAATGACTCTTGGGCTTTTATACactttatacaaaaataaaataaatggatattatcttattttataattgtccGCTTTCTGGATTTGTATTTTGTTTCCATTTGCAGTGCGATGGCTCTTAGGCATCGTAAGATGTAGTCAGATTTAATATGATACTAATGTATGAGCTGATGTATTTAATTAAGGGTAATGCTGCATTCAAAGGGAGGCAATGGAATAACGCTGTAAGTTACTATTCGGAAGCCATAAAGCTGTCTGAAAATGCAACTTACTATTGCAACCGGGCGGCAGCCTTCTTGGAATTAGGATGGTAAAATATGTTGCATttctatttttatcattatgGAGCTGTTGGAAGAGTTTATTTACTGATCAGCTTTTTCCAGCTTCCGGGAAGCTGAAGAAGACTGCAACAAGGCAATATCACTTGATAAGAAGGTTAGGAAACTGGTCTAATTTGATAAACATTTCATACTTAATACTTTTTTAGTAGTTGAAATCTGGATAGCCAGGCAATAACCTGTAGGATCCATGTCAATATTATTGATAAAGTCCCCTCAAGGTAGGGTAGCTCAAGTAGTAAGAGTTTTGAACAAATAGGCTGAGGTTCGATTACCGATGATAACACTCTGATTGAAGTGGGATGTCCATGACAGGGGATGCTGATCTAGCCTTCTCCAAAGAA
It encodes the following:
- the LOC124926179 gene encoding uncharacterized protein LOC124926179 gives rise to the protein MSLSLIQGYSSAEEEDEQRDGIGSEDEYGTSSDNDDDRSRDVPEKSYTPLFELSKPSPNGETSLPSAFDVFAEVSRPPDFLNNCVDAPTLPDDDGGGGNRWHSRKRNRKDKRDLPAGVVVEAKAQLVGIHERVRSDIEGNGNANPVGQSIESSQPGGKRVVSVANPNAEDAAELLRMCLQCGVPKTFSNAKGMVCPICGDRPPMDPNSSESVKKKGSMIKDKEKNKRMKGQSSHSSWKSETEMALRQQFD
- the LOC124926180 gene encoding copper-transporting ATPase PAA1, chloroplastic-like: MPISLIMECCCSPRTALLFKKSLPPPPPPPPNSIYLHATSSSHYLLRRRLFKRSSKPPFIYRDRLTCAAAAAAASSGVSPSHDDDEIILNVGGMMCEGCASSVKRILESQPQVSSATVDLAAQIAVIHPHVSETTQLPPNHLLLLGQTLAKHLTNCGFPSSTLLQG
- the LOC124927390 gene encoding outer envelope protein 64, mitochondrial-like, with product MPPNNSLTIIGKINTSNPKVWIVIGVTIAGILILTETRRRRLISKTLNRQHFGAFIQNLDLLPFPQPPPPAARLPLSAFTFAVSDNIEVKDYITGFGNPDWKRTHEAALKTAVVLTALLKNGATCVGKTVIAELGYGITGENVNYGTPINPQMPSHIPGGSCSGSSVAVSAELVDFSLGTDTIGCVRVSASFCGILGYRPSHGSISTVGILPNSQSLDTIGWFARSPSVLHSVGHVLLQLNQLEPRRTRRLIVADDLFQFSKISKQKIIHVLSKSAEKLSGYQLPTHTNFGQHIASNVPSLNGFREQANNLQVGNLTLKALSSAMFLLHRYEFNTNHSEWVKSHKPKLGHDVSVLAASTTTNDIKILYKVRTEMRAALQSLLKDDGILVIPTVADHPLKLNSKKGVVTDFSDRAFPLLSIASMSGCCQVTVPLGKHEGFPISVSLIAQHGADKFLLDTVLDMYSSLQQQIALVSDSTPLPDTNGNMENSELLKEKGNAAFKGRQWNNAVSYYSEAIKLSENATYYCNRAAAFLELGCFREAEEDCNKAISLDKKNVKAYLRRGTARESLILYKEALKDFKHALVLEPQNKVARFAEKRLQKLMS